Genomic DNA from Oncorhynchus nerka isolate Pitt River linkage group LG17, Oner_Uvic_2.0, whole genome shotgun sequence:
ACGACTTTGACGTTATCAGGCCAGGCAGTGCAATGTCCAGCTGCATTACTCTCACCGGCCCTACATTATTCATAACGGCCACAATGTAGGCAGAGTGTAGGGAGGGATAGGAAGCGGTGTGAGGGTTCAAAAGACTGGACAGACAACATGGTGAAGCAGTTCAAATATAAGGTCTGAAATATAATGCCTGTTCTCTGACTGACACTAAACTCCACACTTGTGTTATATATTTTGAAAGACATCGCTCAACATGTCTGTGATTACACATTTTCTTTGTGTGGTAAATTAACATTGTGGGTTATCTGGATGAAGGTAAATCGGAAAATAAAGAGCTAATATTCCCTTTATTCATCATTAATATAAAATCTTATTTTTTAGATTCTCCTGCAACAATTATCAAGTTCTCAAAATGTCTTGTCCCTCTAATATAAAATGGAAAGACCATGCCATCTAGTGTTCACAAATTGAAGCACATATATCCGTTTCACTACATTCACCGACACTGTATGATGCCTTCTTTTCAAATGGATTTATTTAATCAAAAGATAAAACACAGCATATATCAATATGAAAATTGTCATTGCTTTACGTCACTCTCTCATCATCCTGAATACTTTATCagtatgggatagagagagaatctTATCGGTTGTAAGGATGCATTGAGGAGGCAGCCTTGATGTTTGTCTTGATGTTGCTTGGCATTTTCCCTGAAAATCAAAACAATTGAATAATAATAAAAaggtcagtttacagagcagTCCTTTGATCAATGCCTTTAGGGCCGGGTCCCCAGATACACGCTAAGCAAAGATCTCTATTTAGttatttttagtccaggactaggtatAATCTGTGTCTGAGCAACCAACTGCCTTTATTATACAAGTCTATATAACCTTGATTAAGGGCCTTCAAATGAATACAAGACTTTAAAGTAATAGCAAAGCCAGATGATGATATTCAGGCGCATCATACCTGCTTGTCCCTGTTGCTGAGGAGCACCAGGCCCCATGCCTTGCTGCGGTCCTGAACCCCCACCAATGGTAACTTGCTGTAAGGTGGGACCTCCACTCATCATGGATCCTTGTCCTGGGTGACCAGGGGCAACGGGCCCAGGGGGCCTGCACTTCGAAAGCCCCTTGCCAAAGCCCACCGCTGCCACCAGTGCATTGGTGTCAGCGGTGTTGAATGATGGTTTGTTTTGCCGTATAGCTGAAACAGAGAGTAGAGTGCATAAGTATCAACTCCATAACATGGATCTTTGGTTAGACAGTGTGTACATTGAGTACATTAGTATCAATAGCAACTCCATAACACAGTTCTTAGGTTAGCTTGTTTAAATGTTCAGGTAAAAAAAAGTTATCTTGGTTCAATCAGTGTACCTGCACTTTCTGCATCCCTGTCATCGCGAGGATTGTTCAGTTTCTCCAGTAGATTTGAGCATAGCTTATTCAGTGTCTGGATTTGTTTCTGTTGTGGGAGAAACAAGGGATTATTTTGTTACTCATTGCTTCCAAATATAGTTGTGGGATAAAAAGGTTACAATGTGCATTACATGACAAGCACCATTGTCTCTTCCCACCACACACCATGGTCATGTTcattatgtaataaatgtattgtactgTAAGCTCACTCCACAGCTTGAACTGTATCCACTTGCTTCGCCAAATTGGTACATTTTCAGTGGTACAACTGACTAACAGCGTTGTCAAGCGGGCAGATGACTCTGGTATGAGCTGTTGTACGGCACTGTACCGAGACGAAGTGAAGCTGCTAAGCAAGCATATTGAGGCCCGTCACACTTGCTTGAAGTGGCCTCAATATTTTCTTGTCTTATTGTCCTTTCCAACAAATGGTGGATGTACAACTTCACTCAGTAGTAAGAAAAGGATACAGGTTGCCTTATGTGAACCAGGGACCTACTCTCCTCACACAGCTGCCATAAAGAACGTGTGTGTTTAGATAAAGACCATGTCTGTTTACCTGTGCCACCTCAGGTCCTATCCGGGCAGCTTCTGCACTCAGCTGTTTCTCCTGCTCCTCCACCTCGGGATCAGGCTTGGTGCGCAGGTGATCTGGCACAATCTCATGGCTGAACACGGGCACACGCTGCTCTGTCAGTTTCTGGAGAGTGGGCGCAGTGTATATGGATGTAAGCAAAGACTAGGGTAACGGTATCTGTAAGGTCATCCTcctctagcctggttaaaccagaatCAATGCTATTCTCACCATTGTTTCACTTAGTGAACACAGTATTCAGTCTGGTTTAATCAGGCTAATCCGTATCCACATAAAATATACTCACAGCTAGTTCCTCATCCCTGTCTGGAGACAACAGAAGGGGGATGATGACCTGCTGACGGAAAGATGGTGTCTTCTCATTCCTCAACAGTTTATTGATGGTATTCAACTGACCGGACAGGAGGGCAAAGTTGTCCAACactgagggcctgttgtccaagTTGTTCAATTACAGAGACACAACAACTTCATGAATTAGCTAGAAGAGTATATTCACTTTCAATGATATGTATTTATCCAAATAGCTCGTTAGCTAGCCAAGTCTTACATATTGGTTTAAGTGATGTAATTCCAAAAGCAACACTAGGACCTTAGTTTGCTTTCTCCAAACTCAGCATTTATACACACCACGCGGTGGAAATTTGTTTGAAAGAGAACCCAATGGGTGTATGGGCTTGGGTTTTCGAGAGTTGGCTAACTAACTCATAATTTGAAAGTGTTGCATGCGCAATGCTGTCTAAAGTTAGCTCGTCACTTAAGTTACCATGTCAGTCGTTCATACTCGTTTTCCAACTTGTAGATGAAACTGTGAAGAGCGTTTTTGAGATGAGCCACGCGGGAAATAAGGGATTCCACGGATGCTTCCAGTAATTTTTCTTCCCGTTGCTTGATATAAACAATTAAAGAGACATTtgattagctaactaacgtttcCTTTTTACCTAAAGTAGCAGAGTAATTGGATAATGTGAGCTGAATCAAACGAAATATTTAACCTGCGATGGTGATTTTTATTCAATGGATTTAATTTCAAACAACTGACTGCTTAGGAATTTAACATTTGTAGAAAACGCACTTTACCTGCATTTTATCCGCCTCTCGTTATGgtaactagctagccagctaaaaagaaagaaagaatctTAACCGGAAGTAAACAATGAGCGCAACAGTGCGCATGTTCCGTTGAGAATCATTTTGCTGTATGTTCCACACCTTTATACTGAAGTCGCCACATAATCCTGTCTTTGAGTCATCATGCCGTGAAATATTCAATAATATATGCTATAACGCTTATCTGCACGCATTATTTTCAGAAAGCTGGTCATATTGGAATCAAAATAAAATAGAACTACAAAACCTTCGAAGCCTAGCTGTGTTGTTCCGTCCAGGTCACGTGCTTCTTAACCAAATAAACAAAATACAACGTTAGCCAGCAATCGTGCATGAAAACGAACTGAACAAGTCGTTATATGTCAGCCAGGGACTGAAAATATCGTCGGAGCTTTCACAGAACCTGCTAGTTATGCCATACAAGGCatggcagagagacaggacaatgAGGTAATTTACTGAGGTTCATGGTTTTGTAGCCCTGACCTGTCACTATAGCGCTAGCTTGTTATGCTAGCTATAGCTAACTTCTCCAAGTAAAACAGCTAGCAGAGCAACGCTAATTTTAGTTGGCGTGTAGCAAACCGCTCGCGTCTGAACTGAGCATACCAAAGATACTGCAACGTTACATATGCTGTAAAATACAGCATATGACAGGCCATACAGGCCATATTTAGCTATAGCCAAGTTGTTTTGCCAGTGTCATGCCGTGCATCCCATGAGTCAAATTGGGATCAGAATGCTGCTCATTAAGCTTTGCAATGATGTCACACAGCGTAATGGCATATGATACTTTACACCCAGAATATGCTAAATGTTTAATGTTGTCAATGTATTGTGGTAAAGCATTGCTTACGGACATAAATAAAGTGTATCTTCTTGCTAAGACAAtattgaacaaaaggtacagtgACAGGATAGTCCTTCCTTTGCAGATGCAGTCTGCGACCTCAGTATCCATTAAAAGTTCATCAAGATATTTGCAGAAACCTGCTTGGGTGATCAGGCTCTGTCATTCCTTTCAGGAGAATACTATATGTTTGAATATTCTCTTTCTTCAGGTGGAGGAGGCAGACCAGGTGTACCTGCTGATGAAGGAGGAGTACCGTATCTCACGAAATGTACGTCTGGCCTGGTTCCTGGGCAAGCTTAACCAGGTCATCTGGCCAGCCCCAAAGTCTGAACTGGTGGGTTAATTAGCTCTACTGGAGGAGATGTAGCCTGCTCCTAGATCTGTTGTGCTGTCTCGTCAATGACCACGACCAAAGGGGTTGGAAAAACAGCataaatagatctgggaccagcccAGAGGAGATGGTTGAATCACAATTTTTATAGTTATGATGTACTGATGTTCCCGCATGGTCCATATATACTGAATCGATGTGTCACTTCAAGTTGCTTTTGATGAAACTTAGCATCTGCTCAATGACCATATATCCGTTGGGTTGTTGTTGATGAGGATTGTTGTGGTTCCACCTACTGTGCAGCTGAACTCTGAGAATGAGCTGGACCTGCTCAGCATCTTGCCGAAGGGATGGCAGCCAGACTTTCCCACCTCCACCATACCCTACCTGCTGGTACCTTCCACTCGGGTCACCTTCCTGGCCCGCAGGTACCGCTTCATCATCGAGCTGGACCTCAGCCCCTCCACTGGGATCGTGGTGAGTAAAAGAGGCTTCTTCAACAAGTTACAAACTAGGCTACTAAACACAATCTAGGCTACTTGGGTTAACACAGAAACCTAATGGAGCAGGTTTTCCATTAGTCCGCAATTGCCGGCttttgtacccccccccccaaaaaaagaaaagaaagcaTTTTTATAAAACTGTGGTTGGCCAAAATGACCAGGTTGGAAATACCAGTTGTTCATAGTTGGAAATACCAGTTGATGGAAATGCATCAATACCGTCATGCTTATCTGTCATGGTTAATTTGCATAATATAGTGGAATTAAATTGCTGTGTATATTTTCGTTAATCATCATGTAGCCCATCTTAATTATCCAACACAACTATCACAAACATACAACATACAGAGCCTATTTTGGGCGGGATTTCTCCTGCAGCTCCTCAGCTGGCTTTTGTAAGCCCATTCATTGCGCAACAATTCTAAATGCCATCGTGTGGTAAAATCGGTTTCTGCACGATTTAAAAGAGCTAGGCCTACTATCATTAGCCTAATTGAAGCGCGCCTCACATTCAAGTACAGGCAACAGACTATCAGTGCGTCACCACCACTTTACAatatgagctggaggcagtatgcattttgaaaacatagaCCTACTTAATTGTTTCAAACCTGAATGTTTTACATCATGAGGcgtgtcttaccttgcttcaaagtagcctacagACAAATCCAACCATGGAAacgtggaggcaattattttataaagacttcatAGGTGCATGAGTTTCAAGTTTTTGGTAGCTTACAATTTATCCAACCATTTGTACCCATCTGTGTGCCAGTAATGATTTTCGTATGTGCATTTCCATGGAAGAGTTTTTCAttttaataaaaacatttttgtttCTTAAAATCATTGTCACGTGGTTAATCATAAAAATGGTATAGATCTAAAAGTTAAAATTCAACTATTGCGAGAGCACCAGCCTCTGCCACATTGACACGTTGACACACCGTGATCCATTGGCGGCTAAAGAAATTAGCGCATGGaactcatagcctataggctaatGCAGCAGTAGGCATGTAACTTAATTGTCAATTAAGTCCAAATACATAAAGCTGACAAATAGAAATGGTAGAAAATAATATGATAAATTCAGGTTCTTTCAATTGCATACCTCTCTACTCAgcctgtctgcctccctttctGTAGGTGTTGAGCTACTCTATTTATCAATTCCCAATTACATATGTACTGCTggtgacatacagtaccagtcaaaagtttggacacagctactcattccagggtttgtctttatttgtaATAAAGACAATACAGTAATAATAGTTAATACagtaaaactatgaaataacacatatggaattatgtagtaaccaaaaaagtgttaaacaaatcacaatatattttatatatttgagattcttcaaagtagccaccctttgccttgatgacagctttgcacactcttggcattctctcaaccagcttcatgaatgtatttcagttaacaggtgtgccttgttaatatgtggaatttctttcctttatgagtttgagccaatcagtcgtgttgtgacaaggtagtggtggtatacagaagatggccctatttggtaaaagaccaagtccatattatggcaagaacagctcaaataaacaaagagaaacaacagtccatcattacattaagacattagactggtggaaatctgtcctttggtccgatgagtccaaatttgagatatttggttccaaccgctgtgtctttgtgagacgcagagtaggtgaacggatgatcgctgcatgtgtggttcccaccgtgaagcatggaggaggaggtgtgatggtgtgggggtgctttgctggtgacactgtctgtgatttatttataattcaaggcacacttaaccagtatcgctaccacagcattctgcagcgatacgcaatCCCAtctgacccaaaacacacctccaggctgtgtaagggctatttgaccatgacggagagtgattgagtgctccatcagatgacctggcatctacaatcacccaacctcaacccagttgagatggtccaactcatcccaaaccatctcaattgagttaaggaaaagaagccaacaagtgctcagcatatgtgggaactccttcaagactgttggaaaagcattccaggtgaagctggttgaaagagttgtgtaaagctgtcatcaaggcaaagggtggctattttgaagaatctcaaatataaaatatatttttttactctctacatgattccatatgtgttatttcatagttttgacgtcttcactattattcttcaatgtattaaatagtcaaaataaaataaaaacccttgaataggtgtatcaacttttgactggtactgtatgtaatggggaattgatcaAAATGAACAGTCAAAGGGCAAACCGTTCACAAAGTTAAACGATGAATGCTAAGAATTGGCGGGAGACGGGTGagccattctggagagagactagCCAACATGTCTCAACATGTTATGTTATTATGTTCACACATATTTTAATTACTTTTCACTGACAGCCGCAACCCAATAATCAGCTAGGCCCATGGCCACACGCTCTGCCCACATTGCGAATttgaattaccataatctaaatgtgatttctgaGCGTCGTAGGTGGATGCCCTAATGGGTTACGCAGCTAATGCATATGGTTCTGGTCAATTTCTCAAATGGCCAGTAAATTAAAATATTCCTGGTCCTGTTGTCCGGCTCTACAATTTCCTCACGGAAAACCTATAATGGAGGTGGTTCTCTGAACCGCTGAGCTCCATTAGAAAACAAGCACGCCGTTATAAGCAATGGCATGCAGGAGACCTGGATTTGAACCCCGCTTGTTGGACAATGTGTGCAATAGGACTATTTTACAAGCATCTATGGGAATCTATGAACGGATGCTTTTCTTTTTGACGGCAGGAGGAAGTTTATAATCCTTTATG
This window encodes:
- the LOC115145194 gene encoding mediator of RNA polymerase II transcription subunit 8-like translates to MQQREEKLLEASVESLISRVAHLKNALHSFIYKLENEYERLTWPSVLDNFALLSGQLNTINKLLRNEKTPSFRQQVIIPLLLSPDRDEELAKLTEQRVPVFSHEIVPDHLRTKPDPEVEEQEKQLSAEAARIGPEVAQKQIQTLNKLCSNLLEKLNNPRDDRDAESAAIRQNKPSFNTADTNALVAAVGFGKGLSKCRPPGPVAPGHPGQGSMMSGGPTLQQVTIGGGSGPQQGMGPGAPQQQGQAGKMPSNIKTNIKAASSMHPYNR